CTGAGGCTTGTGCGGTCTGTTTGCTCTTCCAGTTCCTGTTACAACCCACAGTGTACTTTGCAGGAAAGTTTTGGGGTGTGTTTCTTGAGGTTTGGAGCTGTGAGTGTATGTTCCCACTCTACACCCTCCTAAATAATCGAACTGAAAGGCTGAGAAGCTATCTAAGGGGGTTAGATGAGTGGTTAGTAAATATGCGGAGGGGAATGGTGGCTACCCTGATGTCTACCTCCTCTTAAACTCTGCATGGAAATTTTGTAAAGGCTGCTTATGCCTTTGCTATGGGGTATCCTGGTCCGgccagaaggaaaaggcagcagagcgTGGAGTTAGAGCCTTCCCGGTCACTTCTAACACCTGCCACATCTGAGCTATGTGGATGTAGTGAGAGCTGGCCATGCCTAACTGCGCTTGGGGCATCAGTGCGGTTCCCATCTTGGTTCTTGTGAATGTAGCGCAGGATGCCCCATGGCGCGGCCGTGGCAAAGGAGCGGTAGCAGCTTGAGGTGACTTGACTTAATATTTTAGCCTCAGCTAAAGTAGCAACTCTGGTATAATGCTTGGGAAGGAAGTTAGAGAAGGTGCAAAAGCTATTAGCACTATAAGACTTGGACACGGTCTTCTAAAGCATACTACATGCTGCATATTGGACACGCAGCTTAAGGTGCCCCGTTCACCTTCGCTCTGCTGAGTCAATGCTTCATCCTGTCCTTGGACATCACGTTGAGATGTTTCGATTAGCGGGCTTTGGACTCGGTGAATGTTAGCAGCGTGCAGTTTGCTGTGGATGATGGGAcctgcagcttttgtttcttgcaGGCAGCACTGGTGTACCGATGTGTGGGGTAATCTGGTGGCCCCACGCTCCCACTACCGCTTTGTGGCCTTGGCATTGGGATTCTCTGACTTTCCTTTTGGGATGACTAAGCCCAGGTACTAGAGCAACAAGGCTGCTCAGATGATGTGCTGCGAGAGGCTCATCTGGGAGATGTGTCCCTCAACCACACTTAAGTACGAAGAGAGGGATGTGGCTGCCTTCTCAAGCTGGAGCTGCCCTTAGAGAAGGTGCAAAAAGCTGTGGAAGTGCTCATAAAGCAAATGTTGCTGCCACTGCATTTGAGAAGATGTGTGCTGTCAGGTGTCACTTGATAGGAATGAGGCAGTTTGGTCTGACATCTCAAAATTTCAGAGTCCAAGACCAAATGTGGATGAAGGCACTGGGGACCTGTCTTCTCTAGCCATGCTAGAGCGTGTAACCTGGATGCTGCCCTCATGGGGCTTCCCAGCACTCAGATTTTTCTTGAAGGAGCTGGTTTGGGTTCTCAGATGTAAGCATGCCATAGGCCATTTACACAGGTTTTGTAGTAAATATCCCTAAATACTTTGATTATGGGTTTCCAAACCATAGGGCTTATTGGCCTGGCCTGTGCGGTTTGAGTCAAACAGCACAGAGCAACTGAGTCATGGTGAACAGCGCAGGCACTGCCGTGTCCTGCTTCTTCACAGGGGATGCAGGACCTGTCCCCACCTTACTGCAGTGGCCCTGTGACTCAGcgagtgctgcagctgcagcagacagTCCTGTGTACTGGAAGGAGGGAACAGCCAGGCCCAGCTGGGAGAGCTTTCAGGTTCCTCTGCTTCTTGCTCTTCCCTGCACGTTTGATGCTTTGAATGACTGCGCTCACAGAGCTGCGTGACGAGCTGTGCCTGTCTCTGCAGGATGAAGCTTTATTCCCCTTGTCCCTGCGCTCTCTCGAGGagggagcagccctgcaaagAGTCTGTCCCCTGCCAGCCAGGTCCCCGGCTGTGGGTACTGCACTGGTCTCCCTCCCTATGTCCCCACAGCGTGGAGTTAGAGGTCGTGGCAGCAGCGTGCCTGGTTCCTGCTGAGGATTAGACCATGTTGCTAGTGGCCCCTGGCACGGGTGGCTGCCACCCctctccttgtcctgtcaccagTGGGGCTGCCGGGTGCTCATTCCTACCTCTCACCCTGCCCCACACCTGCCGGCTCTGATCTGGGCTTCTCCATCTCATTGCAGctggatgaggaagaggagaggaggaaaaggcgccgggagaaaaacaaagtagcAGCAGCACGATGTCGTAACAAGAAGAAGGAGAGGACGGAGTTCCTGCAGCGGGTGGGTGCCCTGACCTGTCCTAGGACACAGCGGGGACCTTGGTGGGGGCACTTCCCTAGGAAGGTGCCCCATCTGTGGGCAGCGCTCCTTCCAGAtctgcccctctgcctccccttcctcctgtgCCCTTTTCTGGGAAAATTCTGGCCTGTTGCCCCACTTTCCGTGAGGGGATGAAGGTGGTGGCCATGTGTGCCTAGGCAGAGCTCACAGGTATCCCTTTTGCCTGTGGTACCAGGGATGGAGAGGGCTGGAAGCGGCCTCTGGGCTTGGGGGAGAGAGGGCTGATGGTGTCCCTGCCTCGGTGCTGGAGCAAGAGCACGCGTGGGAGTGTGGCACACGACAGGGGCTGACAGCATGCTGGCCCCTTGCCCAGTTCCTGAAGGTTTCCCCGTTGGGAGGCCAGATGCCCTCTCAACCCGTGACCCCAAGGCAGAAGAACTCTCACGGcaccttgctgcttttctgcaaggGGTGGTGGGACATGGGCAAACGACACAGTGGGAGACAAGGAGCCATTTCACAAGGCCAGATCCTTGCAGATGGAGGGTGAAAACTTAAATGTGGGTTTGTTTCCAAACCACCCTTCCAGACCATggaagcagccaggcaggggtTTTGTTGTGGCTTGGCAGAGACCTGTCCTAGGAGGTGACACTGTATTTCCTTGCTGTGGCGCTAGGTAACgcaaggcagcagggctggggatgaACTGCCTGGAGGGACCTGGTGCCTCAGCGTGTCTTTgggctgcctctgtgctgcaggggctgagtggcagtgctgagcagagatgGTTTGTTGGCCACATCGCTTCTCCTTGTATCCTGTGCTGTTGGAGTAAAGTCCCATGTGGTTGTGTTTCTGTCCTGTTAGGAGTCTGAGCGTCTAGAGCTCATGAATGCTGAGTTGAAGGCCCAGATAGAAGAGCTGAaacaggagaggcagcagctgatCCTGATGCTGAACCGGCACCGTCCCACCTGCATCGTGCGGACGGACAGCATCAAGACGCCAGAGAGTGAAGCCAACCCACTGCTGGAGCAGCTAGAGAAGAAGTGAAGGTGGCACTGGgccaggaggaggagacagTGGCGCAGGGTCTTCCAGGGTCTCTAATGTATGTACTGTATGAAGAACTGTGCACCCAGGCCTGGTGCAGCCAGGACCCAGCGGGCTTCCTTGGGAACTATGGACCAAACAAATATGGGGACAGAGAAGATGAGGAACCTGTCAACCATGTACTCTGAGGCTGAACccgggagcagggctggtggtgccGGTGAGGGCAACCTCCCTGTGATACCTCATCATGGCCCTTCAGCCCGCTCACAGCCCCGGGGACCTACGATGCTGCAGCGCGTCCCATGAGGACCACGCGCCCGTGGGGAGCAGGGGCcgcaggcagaggagcagcagccatGTGGTGCCCTGCCCGGAGGCTGCCGCCACTCCTGGCGCACGCTCCAGAGGgaaacccaaacccaagaaCCGCAAACACTTGACGCAGCCCCGTCTGGTGGGCAGGCCTGTCGGGGCTTGGTGGCGCAGGCGC
This genomic stretch from Falco naumanni isolate bFalNau1 chromosome 7, bFalNau1.pat, whole genome shotgun sequence harbors:
- the JDP2 gene encoding jun dimerization protein 2 isoform X2 translates to MMPGQIPDPSLTAGALPGLGPLTGLPGTALTAEELKCADIRNIGAMISPLHFLEVKLGKRPQPVKSELDEEEERRKRRREKNKVAAARCRNKKKERTEFLQRESERLELMNAELKAQIEELKQERQQLILMLNRHRPTCIVRTDSIKTPESEANPLLEQLEKK